In Gemmata obscuriglobus, a single genomic region encodes these proteins:
- a CDS encoding YceI family protein, with the protein MPKSLVAVALLAALSVTAAAADTKYALTGENTKVTFVGKKPDGKHTGGFGKVSGTATVTDGDPSKLAVTVDIETESLYSDDAKLTGHLRNADFFDVKNQPKATFKSTKVEKTAAGYTVTGDLTLLGKTKPVSFPATITEKDGKLEVSAEFAIDRTQWGMNYGKGKIDDKVDLGIKVEAKK; encoded by the coding sequence CAGCCCTCAGCGTCACCGCGGCCGCCGCGGACACCAAGTACGCCCTCACCGGCGAGAACACGAAGGTCACGTTCGTCGGCAAGAAGCCGGACGGCAAGCACACCGGCGGTTTCGGCAAGGTGTCGGGCACCGCAACGGTTACCGACGGCGACCCGAGCAAGCTGGCCGTGACCGTGGACATCGAAACGGAGTCACTCTACTCCGACGACGCGAAGCTCACCGGGCACCTCCGGAACGCCGACTTCTTCGACGTGAAGAACCAGCCGAAGGCCACGTTCAAGTCGACCAAGGTTGAAAAGACCGCGGCCGGCTACACCGTGACCGGCGACCTCACCCTGCTCGGCAAGACGAAGCCGGTGAGCTTCCCGGCCACCATCACCGAGAAGGACGGCAAGTTGGAGGTGAGCGCGGAGTTCGCCATCGACCGCACCCAGTGGGGCATGAACTACGGCAAGGGCAAGATCGACGACAAGGTCGACCTGGGCATCAAGGTCGAAGCCAAGAAGTGA